Part of the Deltaproteobacteria bacterium genome, NNNNNNNNNNNNNNNNNNNNNNNNNNNNNNNNNNNNNNNNNNNNNNNNNNNNNNNNNNNNNNNNNNNNNNNNNNNNNNNNNNNNNNNNNNNNNNNNNNNNNNNNNNNNNNNNNNNNNNNNNNNNNNNNNNNNNNNNNNNNNNNNNNNNNNNNNNNNNNNNNNNNNNNNNNNNNNNNNNNNNNNNNNNNNNNNNNNNNNNNNNNNNNNNNNNNNNNNNNNNNNNNNNNNNNNNNNNNNNNNNNNNNNNNNNNNNNNNNNNNNNNNNNNNNNNNNNNNNNNNNNNNNNNNNNNNNNNNNNNNNNNNNNNNNNNNNNNNNNNNNNNNNNNNNNNNNNNNNNNNNNNNNNNNNNNNNNNNNNNNNNNNNNNNNNNNNNNNNNNNNNNNNNNNNNNNNNNNNNNNNNNNNNNNNNNNNNNNNNNNNNNNNNNNNNNNNNNNNNNNNNNNNNNNNNNNNNNNNNNNNNNNNNNNNNNNNNNNNNNNNNNNNNNNNNNNNNNNNNNNNNNNNNNNNNNNNNNNNNNNNNNNNNNGACGTCCTACATTGGCCGCTGCCGGCCTTTTGGGCCTTGGTATAGGAGGGGATATATACTAACCGTCAAGCACCCGGCTATCGCCGCCACAGGCACGTTAAATGATACGGAAATAACATTGACGGAAAATCACCGTCATGGACAAATTTTTCGTTTTGTGAAAAAAAAATTAGAAAAATTGAGGAGTTGACTCAAAAAATGGTTGCTCTATGAAAGAATCTTCAGACCAATGGCAGTAATTGTATGGCAAGCAGCCTACCCGGTGCTTGCTGCCTGTATCTTATATGAAATATCCAGGGGAATGCCTTGCTTTTTTATTGCTCGGACGGCAAATATTGCGGTCGGGTATCTTGAACTGGCTGACATTGTCGATTAAACGTGTGTCCCATGCTATGTGGATAATCGTTTGAACCTACGAACCATCCGGAACAGGAGTTGGAAGTGTCTATAAGAGCTGTCCGCGGATTCAAGGACATATTGCCCGATGAGATCGAGCCCTGGTATCGGGTTGAGTCCCTTGCCCGCTGCGTCTTCAAGGCCTTCGGCCTGAAAGAGATGAGGATCCCTTTTCTTGAAAAGACCGAGGTTTTTGCCCGGAGTATAGGCAAACATACTGATATAGTGGAAAAGGAGATGTACACATTCATCGACAGGAGCGGTGATTCTCTGACCCTCAGGCCTGAGGCAACAGCGGGTCTCATAAGGGCAGTAAATGAGCATAAGCTTTTTGCCCGGTCTCCGGTGTTGAAGCTTTTTACAATAGGGGCTATGTTTAGGCACGAACGTCCCCAAAAAGGCAGGCTCCGTCAGTTTCATCAGATAAATGCGGAGTTGATAGGAACAAAGGCCCCTTTTTCAGATACTGAGGTCATCTGGATGGCGTGGGACATCCTGGAGCAGCTTGGACTCAAGGATCTGCGCCTGGAAATCAATTCCCTGGGCTGTCCGGTGTGCAGGCCGGGATACAGGAATGACCTGAAGAGGTATCTTGATGATGTATTTCAGGATCTCTGTCCTGACTGCCAGAGAAGGAGCAAGATAAATCCTTTGAGGGTCTTTGACTGCAAGCACGAAGCCTGCAGGAAAATCATGGCCGGGGCGCCACTGAACAAGGAGTATCTCTGCTCTGAGTGTAGGGACCATCTGGGCAGGGTCTTGGACTTCCTTAAAGCCCTGGACATCCCGTTTATCATAAATCCTTGCCTGGTCAGGGGACTTGATTACTATGTGATGACCGCCTTTGAGATAGTCTCTCCTGATCTGGGTGCACAGAGCACAGTGGCTGCAGGAGGCAGATATGACGGCCTTTTAAAGGCCCTGGGAGGACCTGATCTTCCCGGAGTCGGGATGGCAATCGGGGTTGACCGGTTATTGCTGCTCCTTGGCAAGGACAGGAAGGGGCCGTCTATTGATATATTTGTAGCAGCTCTTGGTCCGGAGGCCAGAAGAGAGGTTATACCCTGGATAAGACACTGGCGCCGTCAGGGGTTGGCAGTGCAGATGTCGTATGAAGACAGGGGCCTTAAGGCCCAGATGAAGCAGGCCGACAGGGCTGGGGCCCGTTATGTGCTCATAGTGGGAGAAAATGAGCTTGATAAAAGACAGGTGATGCTCAGGGATATGATGACCCGCTATCAGCACGAGGTGCCTGTTGATGATGTGATCTCAGCAGTGGAGGCTCTGGTTGGCAGGTTGCGGGTTGGCTGAGACTTTAATCGAAGTAGAGGTAATCTGAATGGATTCAATGGCAGGGCTGAGGCGTACCCATGATTGTTACAGTCTTACAGAGACGGCCCTGGATCAGGAAGTGGTCCTTATGGGATGGGTGCTCAGACGACGGGATCACGGGGGGCTTATTTTTATAGACCTTCGAGATCGTAAGGGGATTACCCAGGTGGTATTTGCCCCTGAGGTAGATGCGGATTCACATCAAAAGGCCCACAGCCTCAGGAGCGAGTATGTAATTGCAGCAAAAGGCGTGGTCCGCAGGAGGCCCGAGGGTATGGAGAATCCAAAGATAAAGACCGGCATGATAGAAGTCGCGTGCCGTGATCTGCGCATCCTGAATACCTCAAAGACCCCTGCGTTTTCTCTTGATGAGGAAAGGGAGATATCTGAGAACCTGAGGCTGAGATACCGTTATCTTGACCTCAGGAGACCGTGCATGGTTGAGAGCCTGATACTGCGGCACAGGGTCTGTCAGGCCGTGAGGTCCTATTTGAACAGCCGGGAATTCCTTGAGATCGAGACCCCGATGTTGACAAGGAGTACCCCTGAGGGTGCCAGGGACTATCTTGTGCCGAGCAGGGTTAATCCGGGTCGCTTTTATGCCCTGCCGCAGTCTCCCCAGCTCTATAAACAGATCCTCATGATCTCCGGCCTCGAGCGTTATTACCAGATAGTCAAATGTTTCAGGGACGAAGACCTGAGAGCTGATCGTCAGCCTGAGTTTACACAACTGGATATGGAGATGTCCTTTATAGATGAAGACGCAATCATGGATCTGATAGAGGGTCTGATGTCGTTTCTGTTCAAGGAGGTCATGGGAAAAGATATCAAGACGCCGTTTCAGAGGTTTAGCTTTCAGGAGGCAATGGACCGCTTCGGGACCGATCGTCCCGATACCCGCTTTGGCCTGGAGATCCGCGACATATCAGACATTGCCGCCGGATGCGGGCTGAAGGTCTTTCAGGAGGCGGTTTCTGCAGGGGGTGTGGTAAAGGCCTTAAATGCAAAAGGCATGGATGATCTTTCAAGGAAAGACCTGGATAATCTTACCGGGTTTGCCATCGGGCTGGGGGCCAAGGGGCTTGCCTGGATAAAAATAAAGGATGACGGCTCCTGGCAGTCACCCATAGCAAAGTTTTTTTCTGAGGAAGAAAAAAGGGCAATAGCGCAGCAGTTGGATGCAGTCCCGGGAGATATGTTGTTTTTCGGGGCGGATCAGAAGGCCACGGTATACAGGGTCCTGGGAGAACTCAGGCTGGAGCTTGCCAGGCGTTGGGACCTTATTCCCGAAGGAAGTTTTAATTTTGTATGGATTACTGATTTTCCTCTGGTAGAATATGATGAAGATGAGGGCAGGTTTGTGGCCCTGCACCACCCGTTTACTTCCCCCAGGATCGAGGATGTGGAATTATTATCCAGTGATCCTGCAGGCGTGAAGTCCAGGGCCTATGACCTGGTACTTAATGGAGTCGAGATAGGTGGAGGCAGTATTCGTATTCATCAGACTTCTGTTCAGGAGGCCGTCTTCAGGGCACTATCAATCTCCAGGGAAGAGGCCTTGGATAAATTCGGCTTTCTTCTTGAGGCCCTGGAATACGGGGCGCCG contains:
- a CDS encoding histidine--tRNA ligase is translated as MSIRAVRGFKDILPDEIEPWYRVESLARCVFKAFGLKEMRIPFLEKTEVFARSIGKHTDIVEKEMYTFIDRSGDSLTLRPEATAGLIRAVNEHKLFARSPVLKLFTIGAMFRHERPQKGRLRQFHQINAELIGTKAPFSDTEVIWMAWDILEQLGLKDLRLEINSLGCPVCRPGYRNDLKRYLDDVFQDLCPDCQRRSKINPLRVFDCKHEACRKIMAGAPLNKEYLCSECRDHLGRVLDFLKALDIPFIINPCLVRGLDYYVMTAFEIVSPDLGAQSTVAAGGRYDGLLKALGGPDLPGVGMAIGVDRLLLLLGKDRKGPSIDIFVAALGPEARREVIPWIRHWRRQGLAVQMSYEDRGLKAQMKQADRAGARYVLIVGENELDKRQVMLRDMMTRYQHEVPVDDVISAVEALVGRLRVG
- a CDS encoding aspartate--tRNA ligase is translated as MDSMAGLRRTHDCYSLTETALDQEVVLMGWVLRRRDHGGLIFIDLRDRKGITQVVFAPEVDADSHQKAHSLRSEYVIAAKGVVRRRPEGMENPKIKTGMIEVACRDLRILNTSKTPAFSLDEEREISENLRLRYRYLDLRRPCMVESLILRHRVCQAVRSYLNSREFLEIETPMLTRSTPEGARDYLVPSRVNPGRFYALPQSPQLYKQILMISGLERYYQIVKCFRDEDLRADRQPEFTQLDMEMSFIDEDAIMDLIEGLMSFLFKEVMGKDIKTPFQRFSFQEAMDRFGTDRPDTRFGLEIRDISDIAAGCGLKVFQEAVSAGGVVKALNAKGMDDLSRKDLDNLTGFAIGLGAKGLAWIKIKDDGSWQSPIAKFFSEEEKRAIAQQLDAVPGDMLFFGADQKATVYRVLGELRLELARRWDLIPEGSFNFVWITDFPLVEYDEDEGRFVALHHPFTSPRIEDVELLSSDPAGVKSRAYDLVLNGVEIGGGSIRIHQTSVQEAVFRALSISREEALDKFGFLLEALEYGAPPHGGIAFGLDRLVMLMAGKDTIRDVMAFPKTQKAQCLLTRAPANVSMAQLAELYLKPGWKI